The Bacteroidia bacterium genomic interval ATAGATGGAGTTACGCTCACGCAAACGGGAAAAGATTTTTTCCTCATGAGTATATGTATCAAATGCTATTATCCGGTGATTTGGAAGAACATTATCAGATAAATCCCCAGGATTCCTGGATGCTGGCCGCTGCTGAAAAGAATTTGCCCATTGTTGTACCTGGATGGGAGGATTCTACTATGGGAAATATTTTTGCTTCCTACTGCATAAAGGGCGAATTGTCTCCAGGCTGCATGAAATCAGGAATTGAGTATATGATGTGGTTGGCTGATTGGTACAAAAAGGAGTCTTTGGATTCCGAAGTTGGTTTCTTTCAGATAGGTGGAGGTATCGCAGGTGATTTTCCCATTTGTGTGGTGCCTATGTTATACCAGGATTTGGAATATGAAGATGTGCCATTTTGGTCCTATTTCTGTCAGATTTCGGATTCCACAACTAGTTATGGCTCGTATTCAGGAGCTGTTCCAAATGAGAAAATTACATGGGGGAAATTGGACGAAGATACGCCTAAGTTTGTAATCGAATCCGATGCTACAATTGTTGCCCCATTGATATTTGCTTATCTGCTCAATTGGTAAAAGAAAACCAGGCCTTTAATGGCCTGGTCCCAAAGTCCTAATATGCTAAATATTAAATTGGACAAGTAACTAAATTATAAAGCGCACTATTGTATGTTTTATTCTATATCTGCATAACTAGAGGAGCCTCTATTGCGAATTTTCTTAAACTTCCCTCCATTGTTCTCATACCCATCCTCATAGTCTGAATATTCTTCGTCATTGTCATCGGGCCCTTCTTCATAATCATACTCATCTCTGAATTCCCAATATCCCAAAGTAGGTTGAATAGAATCTTTGATGAATACGTTTACTTTTTCTACACTTACGGATATTGGGCGACCCATATACAGCTCTCCATCGAGCTCTTGAACTGCCTCAAGGGCATCAAGAATATTTGCCATTTCAATGAAAGCAATTCGATTTTTTTTGGATGACGAGAAAATCTGAATTCTTTCTACTTCTCCAAATTCAACAAATAAAGCCAAGAGGTCTTCTTGATCAACCGATAAGTTCAGATTCGAAACAGTAATCTTCATGATTTTGGTTTTAAAATCCATTAAATATCAAAAATCATCTGGAATAGATCCTAGGCTTTTGCTTGTAAACTTAGCGCAGTATGCGGGACCAGCAAGAGTCTGCGCTTATCGATTAATTCCCCGGTCTTTTTACAGATGCCGTAGGTTTTATTCTTGACCCTCACAAGAGCTTCTTTCAGTTGATAAATAAAGCGCTCTTGACGTTGAATCATGGTAAAAAGATATTCTTTCTCCGCAAAGTCCGTATAATCATCTATGCTGTTTATAGTAGATGTTGCATGCTCTTTCGAAGACTCTAAAGAATCTAGAAGCTGCTCTACAGTTGCTTGAGCTTCTGAAAGTTTCTGTAGGATAACTGCCTCAAAATCAGCAAGGTATTGATCGCTGTACCTGAGTAATTTTTTATTCGTTTCTGTCATAGGACTCAACGATTGATTCTTCACTAAATTAAAATCGCTGGCTTGAATTAATTGGTCAGTCGAAATAATGATCCTAAATCACAAAAACAATTCTGGAGTAATTCTGGAGAAATAAACCTTTTCAATAAACCACCTAAATTTTATCCGGAAGGAATTTGTTTTAAAGGAAAAAGAGTCTTTGTTAGCAAATTTTTTTTCGATTTTTTCTAGGATGTGATTTTCTCCAAAATTTCTCCAGAATTCAATTCGAAACTTGGGTTATCATTAAAAACCTTAATCTTTAACCACTATGAAAAAGTTCAAATGGATGTATTTCTCACTGTTGATTGTACTTTTTTCATTGCCAACACTTTCCTTTTCTCAAATGGTAGCTCCTTCTTCCGATTCTTCAATTGAATGGCAGTCAGAGGGGAAACCGAAAAAGGGAAAAAAGAAAAAGAAGAAAGAAAAAAAGAAAGCTAAAAAGGATAAAAGAAAAACCTCTGATTCTGAAGAAGAACAATAAAAATCTGAACCTTAATGGATTGTGCCCTCACTATTTTGTGAGGGCTTTTACATTTATTTAAACCATTTGTAAGATGATTCATCCTGATACAGAATTAAGATATATCAATCCTTCCATCGGTTATGGAGTAGTCGCGAAAAAGCTTATACCTGCCGGAACGATTACTTGGGTCATGGATGCATTTGATATTGAACTTCCCCCGGAGAAACTGGACAGTCTTAGTGCTGCCTATAAAGCCAAAATTGATAAATATGCATTTAGAAATAGAGTAGGTAATTACATCATTTGCTGGGATCATGGGAAATATATCAATCACAGCTTTGATTCAAATTGCCTGACTACAGCCTATGATTTTGAAATAGCTATAAGAGACATTTTTCCTGGTGAGCAACTTACAGATGATTATGGATACTTAAATATCAACACCCCTTTTTATGCATTTGATGAAGGTTTGGAAAGGAAAGTGGTGTATCCTGATGATTTGCTAAGGTATTATAAGGATTGGGATAAAACCCTTGGAAGGATTTTTTTTCTAATAGAAAAAGTCAATCAACCTTTGAAGAAGTATTTTGAAAAAGAATCCTGGCAGGAAATCCAGCTTGTTCTGGAAGGTAGAAAATATATGAAATCAATCCTTACAAACTATTTCCCTCAATTGTAAGCAAAGCAATATACCCTTCTAGTAAATTTCCATGATGGAGCTCCCTTGTCCAAAGACAAACTGGAGCTCCTTTTCACATTAGCTTATTTTACTCAATTCGTTGATCAGTCCACCCAGGTAACCATTTGTGATATGGGCTTTTTCCCGATAGACTTCCTGTTCCATCAATAAGTCATGCAATTGGGGGAGATTGTAATAAGGCACTCCCGGATAGAGATGGTGCTCCAAATGATAGCTGACATTATGCGGTGCCAAAAAGAATCTTTCAAAGAGGTTTGTTTTGACCGTCCGTGTTGAATTCAAGAGGTGGTCCCGCTCCAATTCTCCAAAATGCTCGGAAACACTTCGCACATATTGGAACATGAAGAAGGTAGATAGATAAGGGATAACCCAGTACAATAAGTAGGCT includes:
- a CDS encoding SET domain-containing protein, with the translated sequence MIHPDTELRYINPSIGYGVVAKKLIPAGTITWVMDAFDIELPPEKLDSLSAAYKAKIDKYAFRNRVGNYIICWDHGKYINHSFDSNCLTTAYDFEIAIRDIFPGEQLTDDYGYLNINTPFYAFDEGLERKVVYPDDLLRYYKDWDKTLGRIFFLIEKVNQPLKKYFEKESWQEIQLVLEGRKYMKSILTNYFPQL
- a CDS encoding deoxyhypusine synthase family protein encodes the protein MSDRPVSSFLETHFKHFNAAALVDAAKGYDQLLANGGKMMITLAGAMSTAELGKSLAEMIRQDKVQIISCTGANLEEDIMNLVAHDHYVRIPHYRDLSPAEERALLDKGLNRVTDTCIPEEDAFRRIQEHIFNRWSYAHANGKRFFPHEYMYQMLLSGDLEEHYQINPQDSWMLAAAEKNLPIVVPGWEDSTMGNIFASYCIKGELSPGCMKSGIEYMMWLADWYKKESLDSEVGFFQIGGGIAGDFPICVVPMLYQDLEYEDVPFWSYFCQISDSTTSYGSYSGAVPNEKITWGKLDEDTPKFVIESDATIVAPLIFAYLLNW
- a CDS encoding RNA-binding protein; this encodes MKITVSNLNLSVDQEDLLALFVEFGEVERIQIFSSSKKNRIAFIEMANILDALEAVQELDGELYMGRPISVSVEKVNVFIKDSIQPTLGYWEFRDEYDYEEGPDDNDEEYSDYEDGYENNGGKFKKIRNRGSSSYADIE
- a CDS encoding TraR/DksA family transcriptional regulator, translating into MTETNKKLLRYSDQYLADFEAVILQKLSEAQATVEQLLDSLESSKEHATSTINSIDDYTDFAEKEYLFTMIQRQERFIYQLKEALVRVKNKTYGICKKTGELIDKRRLLLVPHTALSLQAKA